One segment of Hemibagrus wyckioides isolate EC202008001 linkage group LG05, SWU_Hwy_1.0, whole genome shotgun sequence DNA contains the following:
- the fnbp1l gene encoding formin-binding protein 1-like isoform X2 gives MSWGTDLWDQFENLDKHTQWGIDFLERYAKFVKERLEIEQNYAKQLRSLVKKYCPKRSKDDEPRFTSCLSFYSILNELNDYAGQREVVAEEMGHRVYGELLRYSQDLKAERKHHLQEARKAQQFLEQCWKQMDNSKKKFERECREAEKTQMLFERLDNDINATKSEVEKAKSQLYLRTHMADESKNEYAAQLQNFNAEQWKHFHVAIPQIFKNMQDMDERRTVKLGETYRSFAEVERKVIPIISKCLEGMVTAAKNVDERKDSLIVVESFKSGFEPPTDFPFEDFSQNIQRTGSDGTIGTPKNDPGKPDPKHAIGKAKNKLWLFGKKPKLPPSAPPPPIPSVLSAHFQSKFPTERITYCLNEMRTVTSKIPTFRGLKRGNNGKLTGSDHQLTLAPNLEDLSHLPPEQRRKKLQQRIDELSRELQKEMDQRDALNKMKDVYEKNPQMGDPGSLQPKISETICNMEKLRSEIHKNETWLAEVEGKQSSRSERRPSSDVNHHAPHGRESPEGSYTDDPNQEHRAPPQPDQHEFDDEFEDDDPLPAIGHCKALYSFDGSNEGTLVIKEDEVLYVIEEDKGDGWTRVRKQSGEEGYVPTSYVEITLEKHSKGS, from the exons GACCAGTTTGAGAACCTTGACAAGCACACGCAATGGGGCATCGACTTCCTGGAGCGCTATGCAAAGTTTGTGAAGGAAAGGCTGGAGATAGAGCAAAACTATGCAAAACAGTTGCG GAGCCTGGTGAAGAAGTACTGCCCTAAACGCTCCAAAGATGATGAGCCCAG GTTTACATCATGCCTGTCATTCTACTCCATCTTGAACGAGCTGAATGACTATGCGGGTCAGCGAGAGGTCGTTGCCGAGGAGATGGGCCACAGGGTGTACGGTGAGCTGCTGAGATACTCGCAGGACCTGAAAGCTGAGAGGAAACAT CACCTCCAGGAGGCACGGAAAGCTCAGCAGTTTTTGGAGCAGTGTTGGAAACAGATGGACAAT AGCAAGAAGAAGTTTGAGCGAGAGTGCAGAGAAGCGGAGAAAACCCAGATGCTCTTTGAGAGGTTAGACAACGACATCAATGCCACAAAGTCTGAGGTGGAGAAG GCCAAGTCCCAGCTGTATTTAAGAACCCACATGGCAGATGAGAGTAAGAATGAGTACGCGGCTCAGCTGCAGAACTTCAACGCTGAACAGTGGAAGCACTTCCATGTGGCTATCCCACAGATCTTCAAG AACATGCAGGACATGGATGAGCGTCGGACGGTGAAGCTCGGAGAGACATACCGGAGCTTTGCCGAGGTGGAGAGGAAAGTCATCCCGATCATTTCCAAGTGTTTAGAGGGCATGGTGACCGCCGCTAAGAACGTCGACGAGCGCAAG GACTCCTTAATCGTGGTAGAGTCATTTAAGTCTGGGTTCGAGCCACCGACTGACTTTCCCTTCGAGGACTTCAGTCAGAACATCCAGCGCACAGGGTCGGACGGTACTATCGGTACTCCCAAAAACGACCCAGGCAAACCTGACCCTAAACACGCAATCGGAAAAGCCAAGAACAAACTCTGGCTGTTTGGGAAAAAGCCCAAG CTCCCCCCTTCTGCCCCTCCCCCACCCATTCCTAGTGTCCTTTCTGCTCATTTTCAGTCTAAATTCCCCACTGAGCGAATAACATACTGTCTCAATGAAATGAGAACGGTTACATCCAAGATCCCAACATTCCGGGGTCTAAAGAGAGGG AACAACGGTAAGCTGACAGGAAGCGATCATCAGTTGACCTTG GCTCCAAACCTCGAGGATCTCAGCCACCTGCCGCCAGAACAGAGACGGAAGAAACTTCAACAGAGGATTGACGAGCTCAGCAGAGAACTGCAGAAAGAAATGGACCAAAG AgatgctttaaataaaatgaaggatGTCTATGAGAAGAATCCTCAGATGGGTGACCCAGGGAGTCTCCAGCCCAAAATCTCGGAGACCATATGCAACATGGAGAAGCTGCGCTCCGAGATACACAAAAATGAG acatggcTGGCAGAAGTAGAGGGGAAGCAGAGTTCCCGTAGCGAACGGCGGCCCAGTTCAGATGTGAATCATCATGCACCTCATGGCAGAGAGAG TCCTGAAGGCAGCTACACAGATGATCCTAACCAGGAGCACCGGGCACCCCCCCAACCTGACCAGCACGAGTTTGACGATGAGTTTGAAGATGATGATCCTCTTCCTGCAATTGGCCACTGCAAAGCACTCTACTCATTTGATG GTTCTAATGAGGGCACATTGGTGATAAAGGAGGACGAGGTGCTGTATGTTATCGAGGAGGACAAAGGCGATGGTTGGACGCGTGTTCGCAAGCAGAGTGGCGAGGAGGGTTACGTTCCCACATCCTACGTGGAGATCACGCTGGAGAAGCACAGCAAAG GTTCCTGA
- the fnbp1l gene encoding formin-binding protein 1-like isoform X4, producing MSWGTDLWDQFENLDKHTQWGIDFLERYAKFVKERLEIEQNYAKQLRSLVKKYCPKRSKDDEPRFTSCLSFYSILNELNDYAGQREVVAEEMGHRVYGELLRYSQDLKAERKHHLQEARKAQQFLEQCWKQMDNSKKKFERECREAEKTQMLFERLDNDINATKSEVEKAKSQLYLRTHMADESKNEYAAQLQNFNAEQWKHFHVAIPQIFKNMQDMDERRTVKLGETYRSFAEVERKVIPIISKCLEGMVTAAKNVDERKDSLIVVESFKSGFEPPTDFPFEDFSQNIQRTGSDGTIGTPKNDPGKPDPKHAIGKAKNKLWLFGKKPKNNGKLTGSDHQLTLAPNLEDLSHLPPEQRRKKLQQRIDELSRELQKEMDQRDALNKMKDVYEKNPQMGDPGSLQPKISETICNMEKLRSEIHKNETWLAEVEGKQSSRSERRPSSDVNHHAPHGRESPEGSYTDDPNQEHRAPPQPDQHEFDDEFEDDDPLPAIGHCKALYSFDGSNEGTLVIKEDEVLYVIEEDKGDGWTRVRKQSGEEGYVPTSYVEITLEKHSKGAVTYI from the exons GACCAGTTTGAGAACCTTGACAAGCACACGCAATGGGGCATCGACTTCCTGGAGCGCTATGCAAAGTTTGTGAAGGAAAGGCTGGAGATAGAGCAAAACTATGCAAAACAGTTGCG GAGCCTGGTGAAGAAGTACTGCCCTAAACGCTCCAAAGATGATGAGCCCAG GTTTACATCATGCCTGTCATTCTACTCCATCTTGAACGAGCTGAATGACTATGCGGGTCAGCGAGAGGTCGTTGCCGAGGAGATGGGCCACAGGGTGTACGGTGAGCTGCTGAGATACTCGCAGGACCTGAAAGCTGAGAGGAAACAT CACCTCCAGGAGGCACGGAAAGCTCAGCAGTTTTTGGAGCAGTGTTGGAAACAGATGGACAAT AGCAAGAAGAAGTTTGAGCGAGAGTGCAGAGAAGCGGAGAAAACCCAGATGCTCTTTGAGAGGTTAGACAACGACATCAATGCCACAAAGTCTGAGGTGGAGAAG GCCAAGTCCCAGCTGTATTTAAGAACCCACATGGCAGATGAGAGTAAGAATGAGTACGCGGCTCAGCTGCAGAACTTCAACGCTGAACAGTGGAAGCACTTCCATGTGGCTATCCCACAGATCTTCAAG AACATGCAGGACATGGATGAGCGTCGGACGGTGAAGCTCGGAGAGACATACCGGAGCTTTGCCGAGGTGGAGAGGAAAGTCATCCCGATCATTTCCAAGTGTTTAGAGGGCATGGTGACCGCCGCTAAGAACGTCGACGAGCGCAAG GACTCCTTAATCGTGGTAGAGTCATTTAAGTCTGGGTTCGAGCCACCGACTGACTTTCCCTTCGAGGACTTCAGTCAGAACATCCAGCGCACAGGGTCGGACGGTACTATCGGTACTCCCAAAAACGACCCAGGCAAACCTGACCCTAAACACGCAATCGGAAAAGCCAAGAACAAACTCTGGCTGTTTGGGAAAAAGCCCAAG AACAACGGTAAGCTGACAGGAAGCGATCATCAGTTGACCTTG GCTCCAAACCTCGAGGATCTCAGCCACCTGCCGCCAGAACAGAGACGGAAGAAACTTCAACAGAGGATTGACGAGCTCAGCAGAGAACTGCAGAAAGAAATGGACCAAAG AgatgctttaaataaaatgaaggatGTCTATGAGAAGAATCCTCAGATGGGTGACCCAGGGAGTCTCCAGCCCAAAATCTCGGAGACCATATGCAACATGGAGAAGCTGCGCTCCGAGATACACAAAAATGAG acatggcTGGCAGAAGTAGAGGGGAAGCAGAGTTCCCGTAGCGAACGGCGGCCCAGTTCAGATGTGAATCATCATGCACCTCATGGCAGAGAGAG TCCTGAAGGCAGCTACACAGATGATCCTAACCAGGAGCACCGGGCACCCCCCCAACCTGACCAGCACGAGTTTGACGATGAGTTTGAAGATGATGATCCTCTTCCTGCAATTGGCCACTGCAAAGCACTCTACTCATTTGATG GTTCTAATGAGGGCACATTGGTGATAAAGGAGGACGAGGTGCTGTATGTTATCGAGGAGGACAAAGGCGATGGTTGGACGCGTGTTCGCAAGCAGAGTGGCGAGGAGGGTTACGTTCCCACATCCTACGTGGAGATCACGCTGGAGAAGCACAGCAAAGGTGCGGTCACCTACATTTGA
- the fnbp1l gene encoding formin-binding protein 1-like isoform X6 encodes MGHRVYGELLRYSQDLKAERKHHLQEARKAQQFLEQCWKQMDNSKKKFERECREAEKTQMLFERLDNDINATKSEVEKAKSQLYLRTHMADESKNEYAAQLQNFNAEQWKHFHVAIPQIFKNMQDMDERRTVKLGETYRSFAEVERKVIPIISKCLEGMVTAAKNVDERKDSLIVVESFKSGFEPPTDFPFEDFSQNIQRTGSDGTIGTPKNDPGKPDPKHAIGKAKNKLWLFGKKPKLPPSAPPPPIPSVLSAHFQSKFPTERITYCLNEMRTVTSKIPTFRGLKRGNNGKLTGSDHQLTLAPNLEDLSHLPPEQRRKKLQQRIDELSRELQKEMDQRDALNKMKDVYEKNPQMGDPGSLQPKISETICNMEKLRSEIHKNETWLAEVEGKQSSRSERRPSSDVNHHAPHGRESPEGSYTDDPNQEHRAPPQPDQHEFDDEFEDDDPLPAIGHCKALYSFDGSNEGTLVIKEDEVLYVIEEDKGDGWTRVRKQSGEEGYVPTSYVEITLEKHSKGAVTYI; translated from the exons ATGGGCCACAGGGTGTACGGTGAGCTGCTGAGATACTCGCAGGACCTGAAAGCTGAGAGGAAACAT CACCTCCAGGAGGCACGGAAAGCTCAGCAGTTTTTGGAGCAGTGTTGGAAACAGATGGACAAT AGCAAGAAGAAGTTTGAGCGAGAGTGCAGAGAAGCGGAGAAAACCCAGATGCTCTTTGAGAGGTTAGACAACGACATCAATGCCACAAAGTCTGAGGTGGAGAAG GCCAAGTCCCAGCTGTATTTAAGAACCCACATGGCAGATGAGAGTAAGAATGAGTACGCGGCTCAGCTGCAGAACTTCAACGCTGAACAGTGGAAGCACTTCCATGTGGCTATCCCACAGATCTTCAAG AACATGCAGGACATGGATGAGCGTCGGACGGTGAAGCTCGGAGAGACATACCGGAGCTTTGCCGAGGTGGAGAGGAAAGTCATCCCGATCATTTCCAAGTGTTTAGAGGGCATGGTGACCGCCGCTAAGAACGTCGACGAGCGCAAG GACTCCTTAATCGTGGTAGAGTCATTTAAGTCTGGGTTCGAGCCACCGACTGACTTTCCCTTCGAGGACTTCAGTCAGAACATCCAGCGCACAGGGTCGGACGGTACTATCGGTACTCCCAAAAACGACCCAGGCAAACCTGACCCTAAACACGCAATCGGAAAAGCCAAGAACAAACTCTGGCTGTTTGGGAAAAAGCCCAAG CTCCCCCCTTCTGCCCCTCCCCCACCCATTCCTAGTGTCCTTTCTGCTCATTTTCAGTCTAAATTCCCCACTGAGCGAATAACATACTGTCTCAATGAAATGAGAACGGTTACATCCAAGATCCCAACATTCCGGGGTCTAAAGAGAGGG AACAACGGTAAGCTGACAGGAAGCGATCATCAGTTGACCTTG GCTCCAAACCTCGAGGATCTCAGCCACCTGCCGCCAGAACAGAGACGGAAGAAACTTCAACAGAGGATTGACGAGCTCAGCAGAGAACTGCAGAAAGAAATGGACCAAAG AgatgctttaaataaaatgaaggatGTCTATGAGAAGAATCCTCAGATGGGTGACCCAGGGAGTCTCCAGCCCAAAATCTCGGAGACCATATGCAACATGGAGAAGCTGCGCTCCGAGATACACAAAAATGAG acatggcTGGCAGAAGTAGAGGGGAAGCAGAGTTCCCGTAGCGAACGGCGGCCCAGTTCAGATGTGAATCATCATGCACCTCATGGCAGAGAGAG TCCTGAAGGCAGCTACACAGATGATCCTAACCAGGAGCACCGGGCACCCCCCCAACCTGACCAGCACGAGTTTGACGATGAGTTTGAAGATGATGATCCTCTTCCTGCAATTGGCCACTGCAAAGCACTCTACTCATTTGATG GTTCTAATGAGGGCACATTGGTGATAAAGGAGGACGAGGTGCTGTATGTTATCGAGGAGGACAAAGGCGATGGTTGGACGCGTGTTCGCAAGCAGAGTGGCGAGGAGGGTTACGTTCCCACATCCTACGTGGAGATCACGCTGGAGAAGCACAGCAAAGGTGCGGTCACCTACATTTGA
- the fnbp1l gene encoding formin-binding protein 1-like isoform X1 has protein sequence MSWGTDLWDQFENLDKHTQWGIDFLERYAKFVKERLEIEQNYAKQLRSLVKKYCPKRSKDDEPRFTSCLSFYSILNELNDYAGQREVVAEEMGHRVYGELLRYSQDLKAERKHHLQEARKAQQFLEQCWKQMDNSKKKFERECREAEKTQMLFERLDNDINATKSEVEKAKSQLYLRTHMADESKNEYAAQLQNFNAEQWKHFHVAIPQIFKNMQDMDERRTVKLGETYRSFAEVERKVIPIISKCLEGMVTAAKNVDERKDSLIVVESFKSGFEPPTDFPFEDFSQNIQRTGSDGTIGTPKNDPGKPDPKHAIGKAKNKLWLFGKKPKLPPSAPPPPIPSVLSAHFQSKFPTERITYCLNEMRTVTSKIPTFRGLKRGNNGKLTGSDHQLTLAPNLEDLSHLPPEQRRKKLQQRIDELSRELQKEMDQRDALNKMKDVYEKNPQMGDPGSLQPKISETICNMEKLRSEIHKNETWLAEVEGKQSSRSERRPSSDVNHHAPHGRESPEGSYTDDPNQEHRAPPQPDQHEFDDEFEDDDPLPAIGHCKALYSFDGSNEGTLVIKEDEVLYVIEEDKGDGWTRVRKQSGEEGYVPTSYVEITLEKHSKGAVTYI, from the exons GACCAGTTTGAGAACCTTGACAAGCACACGCAATGGGGCATCGACTTCCTGGAGCGCTATGCAAAGTTTGTGAAGGAAAGGCTGGAGATAGAGCAAAACTATGCAAAACAGTTGCG GAGCCTGGTGAAGAAGTACTGCCCTAAACGCTCCAAAGATGATGAGCCCAG GTTTACATCATGCCTGTCATTCTACTCCATCTTGAACGAGCTGAATGACTATGCGGGTCAGCGAGAGGTCGTTGCCGAGGAGATGGGCCACAGGGTGTACGGTGAGCTGCTGAGATACTCGCAGGACCTGAAAGCTGAGAGGAAACAT CACCTCCAGGAGGCACGGAAAGCTCAGCAGTTTTTGGAGCAGTGTTGGAAACAGATGGACAAT AGCAAGAAGAAGTTTGAGCGAGAGTGCAGAGAAGCGGAGAAAACCCAGATGCTCTTTGAGAGGTTAGACAACGACATCAATGCCACAAAGTCTGAGGTGGAGAAG GCCAAGTCCCAGCTGTATTTAAGAACCCACATGGCAGATGAGAGTAAGAATGAGTACGCGGCTCAGCTGCAGAACTTCAACGCTGAACAGTGGAAGCACTTCCATGTGGCTATCCCACAGATCTTCAAG AACATGCAGGACATGGATGAGCGTCGGACGGTGAAGCTCGGAGAGACATACCGGAGCTTTGCCGAGGTGGAGAGGAAAGTCATCCCGATCATTTCCAAGTGTTTAGAGGGCATGGTGACCGCCGCTAAGAACGTCGACGAGCGCAAG GACTCCTTAATCGTGGTAGAGTCATTTAAGTCTGGGTTCGAGCCACCGACTGACTTTCCCTTCGAGGACTTCAGTCAGAACATCCAGCGCACAGGGTCGGACGGTACTATCGGTACTCCCAAAAACGACCCAGGCAAACCTGACCCTAAACACGCAATCGGAAAAGCCAAGAACAAACTCTGGCTGTTTGGGAAAAAGCCCAAG CTCCCCCCTTCTGCCCCTCCCCCACCCATTCCTAGTGTCCTTTCTGCTCATTTTCAGTCTAAATTCCCCACTGAGCGAATAACATACTGTCTCAATGAAATGAGAACGGTTACATCCAAGATCCCAACATTCCGGGGTCTAAAGAGAGGG AACAACGGTAAGCTGACAGGAAGCGATCATCAGTTGACCTTG GCTCCAAACCTCGAGGATCTCAGCCACCTGCCGCCAGAACAGAGACGGAAGAAACTTCAACAGAGGATTGACGAGCTCAGCAGAGAACTGCAGAAAGAAATGGACCAAAG AgatgctttaaataaaatgaaggatGTCTATGAGAAGAATCCTCAGATGGGTGACCCAGGGAGTCTCCAGCCCAAAATCTCGGAGACCATATGCAACATGGAGAAGCTGCGCTCCGAGATACACAAAAATGAG acatggcTGGCAGAAGTAGAGGGGAAGCAGAGTTCCCGTAGCGAACGGCGGCCCAGTTCAGATGTGAATCATCATGCACCTCATGGCAGAGAGAG TCCTGAAGGCAGCTACACAGATGATCCTAACCAGGAGCACCGGGCACCCCCCCAACCTGACCAGCACGAGTTTGACGATGAGTTTGAAGATGATGATCCTCTTCCTGCAATTGGCCACTGCAAAGCACTCTACTCATTTGATG GTTCTAATGAGGGCACATTGGTGATAAAGGAGGACGAGGTGCTGTATGTTATCGAGGAGGACAAAGGCGATGGTTGGACGCGTGTTCGCAAGCAGAGTGGCGAGGAGGGTTACGTTCCCACATCCTACGTGGAGATCACGCTGGAGAAGCACAGCAAAGGTGCGGTCACCTACATTTGA
- the fnbp1l gene encoding formin-binding protein 1-like isoform X5 has protein sequence MSWGTDLWDQFENLDKHTQWGIDFLERYAKFVKERLEIEQNYAKQLRSLVKKYCPKRSKDDEPRFTSCLSFYSILNELNDYAGQREVVAEEMGHRVYGELLRYSQDLKAERKHHLQEARKAQQFLEQCWKQMDNSKKKFERECREAEKTQMLFERLDNDINATKSEVEKAKSQLYLRTHMADESKNEYAAQLQNFNAEQWKHFHVAIPQIFKNMQDMDERRTVKLGETYRSFAEVERKVIPIISKCLEGMVTAAKNVDERKDSLIVVESFKSGFEPPTDFPFEDFSQNIQRTGSDGTIGTPKNDPGKPDPKHAIGKAKNKLWLFGKKPKAPNLEDLSHLPPEQRRKKLQQRIDELSRELQKEMDQRDALNKMKDVYEKNPQMGDPGSLQPKISETICNMEKLRSEIHKNETWLAEVEGKQSSRSERRPSSDVNHHAPHGRESPEGSYTDDPNQEHRAPPQPDQHEFDDEFEDDDPLPAIGHCKALYSFDGSNEGTLVIKEDEVLYVIEEDKGDGWTRVRKQSGEEGYVPTSYVEITLEKHSKGAVTYI, from the exons GACCAGTTTGAGAACCTTGACAAGCACACGCAATGGGGCATCGACTTCCTGGAGCGCTATGCAAAGTTTGTGAAGGAAAGGCTGGAGATAGAGCAAAACTATGCAAAACAGTTGCG GAGCCTGGTGAAGAAGTACTGCCCTAAACGCTCCAAAGATGATGAGCCCAG GTTTACATCATGCCTGTCATTCTACTCCATCTTGAACGAGCTGAATGACTATGCGGGTCAGCGAGAGGTCGTTGCCGAGGAGATGGGCCACAGGGTGTACGGTGAGCTGCTGAGATACTCGCAGGACCTGAAAGCTGAGAGGAAACAT CACCTCCAGGAGGCACGGAAAGCTCAGCAGTTTTTGGAGCAGTGTTGGAAACAGATGGACAAT AGCAAGAAGAAGTTTGAGCGAGAGTGCAGAGAAGCGGAGAAAACCCAGATGCTCTTTGAGAGGTTAGACAACGACATCAATGCCACAAAGTCTGAGGTGGAGAAG GCCAAGTCCCAGCTGTATTTAAGAACCCACATGGCAGATGAGAGTAAGAATGAGTACGCGGCTCAGCTGCAGAACTTCAACGCTGAACAGTGGAAGCACTTCCATGTGGCTATCCCACAGATCTTCAAG AACATGCAGGACATGGATGAGCGTCGGACGGTGAAGCTCGGAGAGACATACCGGAGCTTTGCCGAGGTGGAGAGGAAAGTCATCCCGATCATTTCCAAGTGTTTAGAGGGCATGGTGACCGCCGCTAAGAACGTCGACGAGCGCAAG GACTCCTTAATCGTGGTAGAGTCATTTAAGTCTGGGTTCGAGCCACCGACTGACTTTCCCTTCGAGGACTTCAGTCAGAACATCCAGCGCACAGGGTCGGACGGTACTATCGGTACTCCCAAAAACGACCCAGGCAAACCTGACCCTAAACACGCAATCGGAAAAGCCAAGAACAAACTCTGGCTGTTTGGGAAAAAGCCCAAG GCTCCAAACCTCGAGGATCTCAGCCACCTGCCGCCAGAACAGAGACGGAAGAAACTTCAACAGAGGATTGACGAGCTCAGCAGAGAACTGCAGAAAGAAATGGACCAAAG AgatgctttaaataaaatgaaggatGTCTATGAGAAGAATCCTCAGATGGGTGACCCAGGGAGTCTCCAGCCCAAAATCTCGGAGACCATATGCAACATGGAGAAGCTGCGCTCCGAGATACACAAAAATGAG acatggcTGGCAGAAGTAGAGGGGAAGCAGAGTTCCCGTAGCGAACGGCGGCCCAGTTCAGATGTGAATCATCATGCACCTCATGGCAGAGAGAG TCCTGAAGGCAGCTACACAGATGATCCTAACCAGGAGCACCGGGCACCCCCCCAACCTGACCAGCACGAGTTTGACGATGAGTTTGAAGATGATGATCCTCTTCCTGCAATTGGCCACTGCAAAGCACTCTACTCATTTGATG GTTCTAATGAGGGCACATTGGTGATAAAGGAGGACGAGGTGCTGTATGTTATCGAGGAGGACAAAGGCGATGGTTGGACGCGTGTTCGCAAGCAGAGTGGCGAGGAGGGTTACGTTCCCACATCCTACGTGGAGATCACGCTGGAGAAGCACAGCAAAGGTGCGGTCACCTACATTTGA
- the fnbp1l gene encoding formin-binding protein 1-like isoform X3, which translates to MSWGTDLWDQFENLDKHTQWGIDFLERYAKFVKERLEIEQNYAKQLRSLVKKYCPKRSKDDEPRFTSCLSFYSILNELNDYAGQREVVAEEMGHRVYGELLRYSQDLKAERKHHLQEARKAQQFLEQCWKQMDNSKKKFERECREAEKTQMLFERLDNDINATKSEVEKAKSQLYLRTHMADESKNEYAAQLQNFNAEQWKHFHVAIPQIFKNMQDMDERRTVKLGETYRSFAEVERKVIPIISKCLEGMVTAAKNVDERKDSLIVVESFKSGFEPPTDFPFEDFSQNIQRTGSDGTIGTPKNDPGKPDPKHAIGKAKNKLWLFGKKPKLPPSAPPPPIPSVLSAHFQSKFPTERITYCLNEMRTVTSKIPTFRGLKRGAPNLEDLSHLPPEQRRKKLQQRIDELSRELQKEMDQRDALNKMKDVYEKNPQMGDPGSLQPKISETICNMEKLRSEIHKNETWLAEVEGKQSSRSERRPSSDVNHHAPHGRESPEGSYTDDPNQEHRAPPQPDQHEFDDEFEDDDPLPAIGHCKALYSFDGSNEGTLVIKEDEVLYVIEEDKGDGWTRVRKQSGEEGYVPTSYVEITLEKHSKGAVTYI; encoded by the exons GACCAGTTTGAGAACCTTGACAAGCACACGCAATGGGGCATCGACTTCCTGGAGCGCTATGCAAAGTTTGTGAAGGAAAGGCTGGAGATAGAGCAAAACTATGCAAAACAGTTGCG GAGCCTGGTGAAGAAGTACTGCCCTAAACGCTCCAAAGATGATGAGCCCAG GTTTACATCATGCCTGTCATTCTACTCCATCTTGAACGAGCTGAATGACTATGCGGGTCAGCGAGAGGTCGTTGCCGAGGAGATGGGCCACAGGGTGTACGGTGAGCTGCTGAGATACTCGCAGGACCTGAAAGCTGAGAGGAAACAT CACCTCCAGGAGGCACGGAAAGCTCAGCAGTTTTTGGAGCAGTGTTGGAAACAGATGGACAAT AGCAAGAAGAAGTTTGAGCGAGAGTGCAGAGAAGCGGAGAAAACCCAGATGCTCTTTGAGAGGTTAGACAACGACATCAATGCCACAAAGTCTGAGGTGGAGAAG GCCAAGTCCCAGCTGTATTTAAGAACCCACATGGCAGATGAGAGTAAGAATGAGTACGCGGCTCAGCTGCAGAACTTCAACGCTGAACAGTGGAAGCACTTCCATGTGGCTATCCCACAGATCTTCAAG AACATGCAGGACATGGATGAGCGTCGGACGGTGAAGCTCGGAGAGACATACCGGAGCTTTGCCGAGGTGGAGAGGAAAGTCATCCCGATCATTTCCAAGTGTTTAGAGGGCATGGTGACCGCCGCTAAGAACGTCGACGAGCGCAAG GACTCCTTAATCGTGGTAGAGTCATTTAAGTCTGGGTTCGAGCCACCGACTGACTTTCCCTTCGAGGACTTCAGTCAGAACATCCAGCGCACAGGGTCGGACGGTACTATCGGTACTCCCAAAAACGACCCAGGCAAACCTGACCCTAAACACGCAATCGGAAAAGCCAAGAACAAACTCTGGCTGTTTGGGAAAAAGCCCAAG CTCCCCCCTTCTGCCCCTCCCCCACCCATTCCTAGTGTCCTTTCTGCTCATTTTCAGTCTAAATTCCCCACTGAGCGAATAACATACTGTCTCAATGAAATGAGAACGGTTACATCCAAGATCCCAACATTCCGGGGTCTAAAGAGAGGG GCTCCAAACCTCGAGGATCTCAGCCACCTGCCGCCAGAACAGAGACGGAAGAAACTTCAACAGAGGATTGACGAGCTCAGCAGAGAACTGCAGAAAGAAATGGACCAAAG AgatgctttaaataaaatgaaggatGTCTATGAGAAGAATCCTCAGATGGGTGACCCAGGGAGTCTCCAGCCCAAAATCTCGGAGACCATATGCAACATGGAGAAGCTGCGCTCCGAGATACACAAAAATGAG acatggcTGGCAGAAGTAGAGGGGAAGCAGAGTTCCCGTAGCGAACGGCGGCCCAGTTCAGATGTGAATCATCATGCACCTCATGGCAGAGAGAG TCCTGAAGGCAGCTACACAGATGATCCTAACCAGGAGCACCGGGCACCCCCCCAACCTGACCAGCACGAGTTTGACGATGAGTTTGAAGATGATGATCCTCTTCCTGCAATTGGCCACTGCAAAGCACTCTACTCATTTGATG GTTCTAATGAGGGCACATTGGTGATAAAGGAGGACGAGGTGCTGTATGTTATCGAGGAGGACAAAGGCGATGGTTGGACGCGTGTTCGCAAGCAGAGTGGCGAGGAGGGTTACGTTCCCACATCCTACGTGGAGATCACGCTGGAGAAGCACAGCAAAGGTGCGGTCACCTACATTTGA